A window of Psychroflexus sp. ALD_RP9 contains these coding sequences:
- a CDS encoding DUF4837 family protein, with protein MRKITSLVAIISLFIACQNKPSQRIIAESSGNLNELNVIIENEQWNGKLGEHIRDVFAADFKGLPQQEPQFNLRQIPPEIFTGFARKNRIFIKFENTKQPQIQRLVDSFAQPQVGYLFGANSAKAFDSLLKANADRVINDLQATEIKERQRRIAKSLKDDQAIRDEFNISLNLPTAYRYAKTENNFIWLRKDIKHGSMELTIYEVPAESIEKDNNILENIIKVRDSIGQAKIPGPTEESFMSTEKAYAPYLFETKIDGKFAYEVKGTWEVKGFFMGGPFLTYAVKNKTDNTYLMLEGFVFKPSASKRTQMIEVEAILRSAQFIK; from the coding sequence ATGCGCAAAATTACCAGTTTAGTTGCAATTATAAGTCTATTTATAGCTTGCCAAAACAAACCAAGTCAACGAATCATTGCCGAGTCGTCAGGGAACCTTAACGAATTGAATGTGATCATTGAAAATGAACAGTGGAATGGAAAATTAGGTGAGCATATCAGAGATGTATTTGCCGCCGATTTTAAAGGTTTACCTCAACAAGAACCACAGTTTAATCTTAGACAAATTCCTCCTGAAATATTTACAGGCTTTGCACGTAAAAATCGAATTTTTATCAAATTTGAAAATACCAAACAACCTCAAATCCAACGTTTAGTTGATAGCTTTGCTCAACCTCAGGTTGGCTACTTATTTGGTGCCAACTCAGCAAAAGCCTTCGATTCTCTCCTTAAAGCAAATGCAGACCGAGTCATAAACGACTTGCAAGCTACTGAAATTAAAGAGCGACAAAGACGCATTGCTAAGTCTTTAAAAGATGACCAAGCCATTAGAGACGAATTTAATATCAGCCTAAACCTGCCTACAGCTTATCGCTATGCTAAAACAGAAAACAACTTTATTTGGTTGAGAAAAGACATCAAACATGGTAGTATGGAGCTTACTATTTACGAAGTTCCAGCCGAAAGCATAGAGAAAGACAATAACATACTTGAAAACATCATTAAAGTACGTGATAGTATTGGTCAAGCCAAAATTCCAGGGCCTACCGAAGAGAGCTTTATGAGTACCGAAAAAGCTTATGCGCCTTATCTATTTGAAACTAAAATCGATGGTAAATTTGCCTATGAAGTCAAAGGTACTTGGGAGGTTAAAGGCTTTTTCATGGGCGGTCCCTTTTTAACTTATGCGGTTAAAAACAAAACTGATAATACCTACCTGATGCTAGAAGGTTTTGTCTTTAAACCTTCAGCTTCAAAACGCACACAAATGATTGAGGTTGAAGCCATATTACGTTCTGCTCAATTTATAAAGTAG
- a CDS encoding ABC transporter permease translates to MWLNKHSQTYLALQKFKSNFWGVSSFVYVVLISIVALLAYIIAPDNSANANQMALSIHSKPPGFTVKGFYKKAVVNENSTWFLTGKSASAEFVPIETYKLKNDSLFYNTYGILENEFDQVIPLSELSSKNNSVIHKQTYWLGTDKYGRDLLSRLLIGSRISLSIGFVAVFISLLIGISLGAIAGYFGGKIDQAIMWLINVTWSIPTLLLVIAITLVLGKGFWQVFIAVGLTMWVEVARVVRGQFISLKNEQYIVAAKTLGLGHRSIMFKHILPNAIAPVIVISAANFAAAILIESGLSFLGIGAQPPIPSWGAMIKDHYSYIIVGKAYLAIIPGLAIMSLVMAFMLIGNALRDALDVKS, encoded by the coding sequence ATGTGGTTAAATAAACATTCACAAACTTATTTAGCGCTCCAAAAATTTAAAAGTAATTTTTGGGGCGTTTCTAGTTTTGTCTATGTCGTTTTAATCAGCATAGTTGCCTTGTTAGCTTATATTATAGCTCCTGACAACTCAGCAAATGCCAACCAAATGGCTTTAAGCATTCATTCAAAACCGCCAGGCTTTACTGTAAAAGGCTTCTACAAAAAAGCGGTTGTAAATGAAAATAGCACTTGGTTTTTAACGGGTAAATCGGCTTCAGCAGAATTTGTTCCTATAGAAACTTACAAACTCAAAAATGATAGTTTATTTTACAACACTTATGGTATTTTAGAAAATGAATTCGACCAAGTTATTCCGCTATCTGAGTTAAGTTCGAAAAACAACTCAGTCATCCATAAGCAAACCTACTGGCTCGGTACCGATAAATATGGTCGTGACTTATTAAGCCGTTTACTTATTGGGAGCCGAATTTCACTCTCTATTGGCTTTGTAGCTGTTTTCATTTCTCTTCTCATCGGCATTAGTTTAGGAGCTATAGCTGGTTATTTTGGTGGTAAAATAGATCAAGCCATTATGTGGCTCATCAACGTGACTTGGTCTATACCGACACTTTTATTAGTTATTGCCATCACACTTGTGCTAGGCAAAGGATTTTGGCAGGTATTTATAGCAGTCGGACTCACTATGTGGGTTGAAGTGGCACGTGTAGTCCGTGGGCAATTTATCAGTTTAAAAAACGAACAATACATTGTCGCCGCAAAAACATTGGGTTTAGGCCATCGTAGCATCATGTTTAAACATATTTTGCCAAATGCTATCGCGCCTGTTATTGTAATTTCAGCAGCAAATTTTGCAGCTGCCATTTTAATCGAAAGTGGCCTCAGTTTCTTGGGAATTGGGGCTCAACCACCTATCCCAAGTTGGGGCGCCATGATTAAAGACCACTACAGCTATATCATTGTTGGCAAAGCTTATTTAGCAATAATTCCTGGTTTAGCCATCATGTCGCTAGTTATGGCATTTATGCTTATCGGTAATGCACTTCGCGATGCTTTGGATGTTAAATCATAA
- a CDS encoding carboxy terminal-processing peptidase, translated as MKKNIFVLFVITVLSITSCSFTTKKFDADSDKDKVLIELISFVINQGHYDMKSMNDDFSEAVYKDFMGTLDPMKRYFTQKQIKDLNAYKTEIDDAIKGRDITFFNQAYENLQSQMEATKGFYIEILDQPFNFGKDEMISTDYDELNYAKNNRELKERWRKQLKFTTLSNYIDLVEEQEQRQKDEDNFEPKPLDSLEVEARELTRKSLKNFYSTMSDLERKDWFGIYVNSIVSQFDPHTNYLAPQDKERFDISMSGKLEGIGARLQKQTNNIKIVEIISGGPAWKNGKLEVGDVIQKVKQEDEDQAVTITGMRLSDAVELIKGPKSTMVTLTVKKVDGKIENISIVRDVVEIEETYAKTAVTKKENHNYGIINLPKFYFDVNNYKNRNAASDIKKEIERLNQENVEGLVIDLRNNGGGSLSTVVDIAGFFIKNGPVVQVRDRKNDVEVLKDTDRNILWNKPLVILVNELSASASEILAAAMQDYKRAIIIGSKQTYGKGTVQNVVDLNRWMKNSTFGDMGALKITTQKFYRINGGSTQLKGVESDVPVPDRYSYIDIGERDYENPMPWDKIAAASYSPWNGYKNYDEVIKNSIKRLNQNKVLQLIDENAQWIKSQRDMNTFSLNYEIYRADQEDMRQQSERFEDINNYSNNLEFKALPYEMAKFESDSALAEKRNRWYKSLSKDAYVKEAIQVLSELETNADYKVAEKSIKP; from the coding sequence ATGAAGAAAAACATATTTGTACTATTTGTTATTACTGTACTTTCAATTACATCGTGCAGTTTTACCACCAAGAAATTCGATGCCGATTCAGATAAAGATAAAGTGCTTATTGAGCTCATCAGTTTCGTGATTAATCAAGGTCATTACGATATGAAATCTATGAATGATGATTTTTCAGAAGCGGTTTACAAAGATTTCATGGGTACGCTTGATCCAATGAAACGCTATTTTACACAAAAGCAAATAAAAGATCTAAATGCTTATAAAACTGAAATCGATGATGCTATAAAAGGAAGAGACATTACTTTTTTTAACCAAGCCTATGAGAACTTGCAATCACAAATGGAGGCAACTAAGGGCTTTTATATTGAAATTTTAGACCAACCTTTTAATTTCGGTAAAGATGAAATGATATCAACCGATTATGATGAATTGAATTATGCTAAAAACAACCGAGAACTTAAAGAGCGTTGGCGTAAACAATTAAAGTTTACAACTTTATCTAACTACATCGACTTAGTTGAAGAACAAGAACAACGCCAAAAAGATGAAGATAACTTTGAACCTAAACCTTTAGATTCACTAGAAGTTGAAGCACGAGAGTTAACCAGAAAATCGCTTAAAAATTTCTATTCAACCATGAGCGACTTAGAACGCAAAGATTGGTTCGGTATTTATGTTAATAGTATAGTTAGCCAATTCGATCCTCACACTAATTATCTAGCACCTCAAGACAAAGAGCGTTTTGATATCTCAATGTCAGGAAAATTAGAAGGTATTGGTGCTCGATTACAAAAGCAAACCAACAACATTAAAATTGTTGAAATTATTTCTGGCGGACCTGCCTGGAAGAACGGAAAACTAGAAGTTGGTGATGTCATTCAAAAAGTAAAACAAGAAGATGAAGATCAAGCGGTAACAATTACAGGCATGCGACTTAGTGATGCCGTAGAATTAATTAAAGGCCCAAAATCTACAATGGTAACATTAACCGTTAAGAAAGTAGATGGTAAAATTGAAAATATTTCAATAGTTAGAGATGTTGTTGAAATTGAAGAAACCTACGCCAAAACAGCAGTAACTAAGAAAGAAAATCACAATTATGGCATCATCAATTTACCGAAATTTTATTTTGATGTTAATAATTACAAGAACAGAAATGCTGCATCTGATATTAAAAAAGAAATTGAACGCCTAAACCAAGAAAATGTTGAAGGACTTGTAATTGATTTAAGGAATAATGGTGGTGGTTCACTCTCAACAGTTGTTGATATTGCAGGCTTTTTTATTAAAAATGGGCCTGTTGTTCAAGTAAGAGATCGTAAAAACGATGTTGAAGTTTTAAAAGATACCGACCGTAATATATTGTGGAATAAACCCTTAGTTATTTTAGTCAATGAATTGTCAGCCTCAGCTTCAGAAATTTTAGCGGCAGCCATGCAAGATTACAAACGAGCTATTATTATTGGGAGTAAGCAAACCTACGGTAAAGGCACCGTTCAAAATGTGGTTGACCTTAACCGTTGGATGAAAAATAGTACATTTGGTGATATGGGTGCTTTAAAAATTACCACACAAAAATTTTATCGAATTAATGGCGGCTCTACTCAATTAAAAGGCGTTGAAAGCGATGTTCCTGTTCCAGATCGTTACTCATACATAGATATTGGAGAACGTGATTATGAAAACCCTATGCCATGGGATAAAATTGCTGCGGCTTCATATTCGCCGTGGAATGGTTATAAAAATTATGATGAAGTGATTAAAAACTCGATCAAGCGTTTAAATCAAAATAAAGTTCTTCAATTAATTGATGAAAATGCACAATGGATCAAGTCTCAAAGAGACATGAATACCTTTAGCTTAAACTACGAAATTTATAGAGCTGATCAAGAAGATATGCGTCAACAATCTGAGCGCTTTGAAGATATAAACAATTACTCTAATAATTTAGAATTCAAAGCCTTACCTTACGAAATGGCTAAGTTTGAAAGTGATTCCGCTTTGGCTGAAAAGCGTAATCGATGGTATAAAAGTCTATCAAAAGATGCTTATGTAAAAGAAGCCATTCAAGTTTTAAGCGAACTTGAAACAAACGCAGATTATAAAGTGGCCGAAAAATCTATAAAACCTTAA
- the surE gene encoding 5'/3'-nucleotidase SurE yields the protein MNKRPLILVTNDDGITAPGIRHLISIMKTLGEVVVVAPDRPQSGMGHAITISDNLYCDPVTIDKYSEIKEYSCSGTPADCVKIGTQEILDRQPDLLVSGINHGSNASVNVIYSGTMSAAVEAGIEGIPAIGFSLLDYSMEADFKPTTKFVKRITQQVLAHGLPEGCVLNVNFPVAESSEIKGIKVCRQAKAHWQEQFDKRSNPQGRDYYWLSGEFINNDKGENTDIEALEQNYVSVVPVQFDLTAHRAMETLNKWKLND from the coding sequence ATGAATAAAAGACCACTTATTTTAGTTACTAATGATGATGGGATTACAGCGCCAGGAATTCGGCATTTAATCTCTATAATGAAAACTTTAGGAGAGGTTGTTGTAGTCGCGCCTGATCGACCGCAAAGTGGTATGGGACATGCCATTACAATAAGCGATAACTTGTATTGCGACCCTGTTACTATTGATAAATATTCTGAAATTAAAGAATATAGTTGTTCAGGAACACCAGCCGATTGTGTAAAAATTGGAACCCAAGAAATACTTGACCGTCAACCAGATTTATTAGTTAGCGGCATTAATCATGGTTCAAATGCTTCTGTGAATGTGATATATTCTGGTACCATGAGCGCAGCGGTTGAAGCGGGTATTGAAGGAATTCCTGCTATTGGGTTTTCGTTACTAGATTACAGCATGGAAGCTGACTTTAAACCCACTACAAAATTTGTCAAGCGTATTACTCAACAGGTATTAGCACATGGTCTACCTGAAGGTTGTGTTTTAAATGTTAACTTTCCTGTTGCTGAAAGCAGCGAAATTAAAGGCATTAAAGTTTGCCGTCAAGCAAAAGCACATTGGCAAGAGCAATTCGACAAACGCTCTAACCCACAAGGTCGAGATTATTACTGGCTTTCTGGAGAATTTATTAATAATGATAAAGGTGAAAATACCGATATTGAAGCTTTAGAACAAAATTACGTGTCGGTGGTACCTGTTCAATTCGATTTAACAGCACATCGTGCAATGGAGACATTAAATAAATGGAAATTAAATGATTAA
- a CDS encoding acyl-CoA thioesterase, with translation MYSKRFDVRWSDIDANRHLANSAYQNMMSHARMAFLIQNGFTHEALISHNLGPIVFYEHIYYFKEIMPEDQVTVSIALKGLSKDGRFFQFEHNFYNQNGKNCARAEMMGSWIDMKSRKLTGLPDEMLQSIEAMDKTADFKVLTKEDTRKHQQVPKDID, from the coding sequence ATGTATAGTAAAAGATTTGACGTTCGCTGGAGTGATATTGATGCTAATCGACATTTAGCAAACTCAGCTTATCAAAATATGATGAGTCATGCGCGTATGGCGTTTTTAATACAAAATGGTTTTACTCATGAGGCATTAATTAGCCATAACCTTGGGCCAATTGTGTTTTATGAGCATATCTACTATTTTAAAGAAATTATGCCTGAAGATCAGGTAACTGTAAGCATTGCTCTCAAAGGTTTATCTAAAGATGGTCGTTTTTTTCAGTTTGAACATAATTTCTATAATCAAAATGGAAAGAATTGTGCTAGAGCTGAAATGATGGGTTCATGGATTGATATGAAATCTAGAAAGTTAACAGGTTTACCAGATGAAATGTTACAAAGTATTGAAGCCATGGATAAAACAGCTGACTTTAAAGTGCTAACCAAAGAAGATACTCGAAAACACCAACAAGTACCTAAAGATATAGATTAA
- a CDS encoding DMT family transporter — MSPRVLALLAAFGATSIYGINHTLAKGLMPTYIQPLGFILLRVSGAAILFWLVGLFIKPEKIDRADWPRLIASAVFGMVINMLFFFKGLSLSTPINSSVIVTLSPILVFILSAILIREKLTILKISGAIIGLAGAIALVVFGKETTTNAPNIPLGNTLIIINALSFGLYLIVVRPLTAKYHPFTLMKWLFLTAVIINFPITISEFTEVDWLNLPFSAIWRMSFVVIGTTFLTYLLNTYALRQVSASTIGVFVYLQPVIAIAYAVISGVDQMTALKVLSAGLVFLGVFMVTKNPARKRARS, encoded by the coding sequence ATGAGTCCTAGGGTTTTAGCTTTGTTAGCTGCGTTTGGTGCGACAAGTATTTATGGTATAAATCACACCTTAGCTAAAGGTTTAATGCCAACTTACATTCAGCCATTAGGCTTTATTTTGCTTAGAGTTAGTGGTGCTGCAATTCTATTTTGGCTTGTTGGTTTGTTTATAAAACCTGAAAAAATAGATCGTGCAGATTGGCCAAGGCTAATTGCTTCAGCGGTATTTGGAATGGTCATTAATATGCTTTTTTTCTTTAAAGGCTTGAGTCTATCAACACCAATAAATAGTTCGGTAATTGTGACTTTATCACCTATTTTGGTGTTTATCTTATCTGCGATATTAATTCGTGAAAAACTAACTATACTCAAAATAAGTGGTGCTATTATTGGGTTAGCTGGCGCCATAGCTTTAGTTGTTTTCGGAAAAGAAACCACAACAAATGCCCCTAATATTCCATTAGGAAACACCTTAATTATTATTAACGCGCTTTCTTTTGGCCTTTACCTTATCGTTGTAAGACCTTTAACAGCAAAATATCATCCATTTACATTGATGAAGTGGTTATTTTTAACGGCAGTTATTATAAATTTCCCAATTACCATTAGCGAGTTCACTGAAGTTGACTGGCTTAATTTACCATTTTCAGCAATTTGGCGCATGAGCTTTGTTGTAATTGGAACCACCTTTTTAACCTATTTACTAAATACCTATGCATTAAGACAAGTTTCTGCCTCTACAATTGGTGTATTTGTTTATCTACAACCCGTAATTGCCATTGCTTATGCAGTTATATCGGGTGTGGACCAAATGACAGCGCTCAAAGTGCTTTCAGCTGGTTTAGTATTTTTAGGTGTTTTTATGGTAACTAAAAACCCAGCACGAAAACGTGCCAGGTCTTGA
- a CDS encoding arsenate reductase family protein, with amino-acid sequence MKKVFYLSTCDTCKKIIDSLNLPSDLTLQDIKKEPISSDELKFLKNEVDSYKDLLNKRARIYKELNLKNRELSEDETKALILEHYTLLKRPVFVYNEKVFIGNSKATKTALQDFFNES; translated from the coding sequence ATGAAAAAAGTGTTTTACCTTTCAACTTGTGACACTTGTAAGAAAATCATTGATAGCTTAAATCTTCCAAGTGATTTAACTCTGCAAGACATCAAAAAAGAACCCATTTCTTCAGATGAATTGAAGTTCTTAAAAAATGAGGTCGACTCTTATAAAGATTTACTCAATAAGCGCGCTAGAATCTACAAAGAACTCAATCTTAAAAACCGTGAATTAAGCGAAGATGAAACAAAAGCACTTATTTTAGAACACTATACCTTGCTCAAACGTCCTGTTTTTGTGTATAATGAAAAGGTTTTTATTGGTAACTCAAAAGCAACCAAAACAGCTTTGCAAGATTTTTTTAATGAGTCCTAG
- a CDS encoding DUF420 domain-containing protein: protein MKSISKVDKIAIPTIIALSILVPIIVVILMLLPERTNLFGVDVGTFPFFHAVINGLTAILLFVGYRLIKQQKKELHRNVMITAFLLSVVFLVSYVLSKISIDPVPFGGEGLIRPIYFFVLISHIVLSGIIIPLVLFTMYRGLTGEYEKHKKIARWTFPIWMYVAITGVLVYLFMYPYY, encoded by the coding sequence ATGAAAAGCATTTCTAAAGTAGATAAAATAGCGATACCCACAATTATAGCTTTATCAATCCTCGTTCCTATTATTGTTGTTATCTTAATGCTTCTTCCTGAACGCACAAATCTGTTTGGTGTAGATGTTGGCACATTTCCATTCTTTCATGCAGTCATCAATGGCTTAACTGCCATTCTTTTATTTGTAGGTTACAGGTTAATTAAACAACAAAAAAAAGAGTTGCATCGCAATGTTATGATCACGGCTTTTTTGTTATCCGTGGTATTTTTGGTAAGTTACGTACTTTCTAAAATTAGCATTGATCCAGTTCCTTTTGGAGGTGAAGGTCTAATTAGACCAATATATTTCTTTGTTTTAATTTCGCATATTGTCTTGTCAGGAATTATAATTCCCTTAGTATTATTTACCATGTACCGTGGTTTAACTGGAGAATATGAAAAGCATAAAAAGATTGCCCGTTGGACCTTCCCTATTTGGATGTACGTTGCTATAACAGGTGTTTTAGTTTATCTTTTTATGTATCCTTATTATTAA